From Triticum urartu cultivar G1812 chromosome 2, Tu2.1, whole genome shotgun sequence, a single genomic window includes:
- the LOC125541612 gene encoding uncharacterized protein LOC125541612, with translation MDVTFHEKEPFYSLKGNDNGTGNKGENIIGESNDRGTVIIPIGDIIRSEDEIEGEETTNTNVEGDNTLISEAYENLSGQEEMETEDGEGVPQEVDEEVVNQSQVLEEAPTSEEMAHDEGDVEGVLPLLGALLHPWIPYQYLKIGRMQ, from the exons ATGGATGTTACCTTTCACGAAAAAGAACCATTCTATTCCTTAAAAGGGAATGACAATGGTACAGGCAACAAGGGGGAGAATATCATAGGAGAGAGCAATGATAGGGGAACTGTAATAATACCTATTGGGGATATCATACGCTCAGAAGATGAAATCGAGGGGGAGGAAACTACCAATACAAATGTAGAAGGTGATAATACATTAATATCTGAAGCGTATGAAAATCTTTCAGGTCAAGAGGAGATGGAAACAGAAGATGGGGAAGGTGTACCTCAGGAAGTTGATGAAGAAGTTGTGAATCAATCACAAGTACTAGAGGAGGCACCAACAAGTGAAGAAATGGCCCATGATGAGGGTGATGTTGAAG GTGTACTTCCTCTTTTAGGAGCTTTATTGCATCCTTGGATTCCATATCAGTACCTAAAGATTGGAAGGATGCAGTGA
- the LOC125541611 gene encoding peroxidase 1-like yields MARRQRVEAREMAVTMLSLALAALAALLSGCAAQPGIRFGYYDKTCPGAEGIVFRETARIVRASPDLAASLLRLHYHDCFVQGCDASVLLDSADGSPTEKDAIPNESLRGFDAVARVKDKLEKACPATVSCADLLALMARDAVVLSKGPSWPVALGRRDGRTSRAENCGELPPLYGNISVMIEVFAAKGLDVKDLVVLSAGHTLGKAHCSSFADRLYNGSIRSTDPTLDGRYADRLRMRCRGPSDSSAAAEMDAGSCGTFDTSYYRQVARRRGLLRSDAGLMEHPFAGAYVRRAATGRYDGEFFRDFRVSMAKMGAIGVLTGNQGKIRTKCNLVN; encoded by the exons ATGGCTCGCCGCCAGCGAGTGGAGGCTCGAGAGATGGCCGTGACAATGCTGTCACTTGCTCTAGCTGCGCTAGCGGCGCTCTTGTCTGGATGCGCGGCGCAGCCGGGCATCAGGTTCGGGTACTACGACAAGACGTGCCCGGGAGCGGAAGGGATCGTGTTCAGGGAGACGGCGAGGATCGTCAGGGCGTCGCCGGACCTGGCCGCGTCCCTGCTCCGGCTGCACTACCACGACTGCTTCGTGCAGGGCTGCGATGCATCTGTGCTGCTCGACTCCGCAGACGGGAGCCCCACGGAGAAGGATGCCATACCCAACGAGAGCCTCCGAGGCTTCGACGCCGTCGCGCGGGTCAAGGACAAGCTCGAGAAGGCGTGCCCGGCCACCGTCTCCTGCGCCGACCTCCTCGCGCTCATGGCACGAGACGCCGTCGTTCTG AGCAAAGGCCCATCCTGGCCCGTGGCGCTCGGCCGGAGGGACGGCCGGACGTCCCGCGCCGAAAACTGCGGCGAGCTGCCGCCGCTCTACGGAAATATCAGTGTCATGATCGAGGTGTTCGCGGCCAAGGGCCTCGATGTCAAGGACCTCGTCGTGCTCTCGGCCGGGCACACGCTTGGGAAGGCGCACTGCTCGTCCTTCGCCGACCGCCTCTACAATGGCAGCATCCGCAGCACCGACCCGACCCTGGACGGAAGGTACGCCGACAGGCTGAGAATGCGCTGCCGCGGCCCCAGCGATAGCAGCGCGGCAGCGGAGATGGACGCCGGTAGCTGCGGGACATTCGACACGAGCTACTATCGGCAGGTGGCCAGGAGGCGCGGGCTGCTCCGGTCGGACGCCGGGCTCATGGAGCATCCCTTCGCCGGTGCCTACGTCCGCCGCGCCGCCACTGGCAGGTACGACGGGGAATTCTTCCGGGACTTCCGCGTCTCCATGGCCAAGATGGGCGCCATCGGCGTGCTCACCGGCAACCAAGGCAAGATCAGGACCAAGTGCAACCTTGTCAACTGA
- the LOC125541613 gene encoding uncharacterized protein LOC125541613, which translates to MKKKPTDVTQEQWDQNQKRVMVWLLGSMEKTVREQVEGFQSAAEVWTSIEKQFSGKSNKMQVSRIFHELRQIKQEQKTVTEFAGEIKKLYRDLEYFRPFKAHDPRDVPLLREWFEPLLVQTFLDGLNSEFNLRSQLIQATADWPTLDQAISSILEEETRLANQITSSQTNVDSRAALSSVKQIQSPGTSRNEQANATRFDYTRKPKMVCDHCKKPGHLKKSCFDIVGYPPGWQPKQFNRFTSGGSNARRPDRAHLTLFGGERSAVTAQALEEFKGKLMANTSEGPAEATSDAHSGKGSEDKKKSWDWN; encoded by the exons ATGAAAAAAAAACCAACGGATGTCACACAAGAGCAATGGGATCAAAATCAAAAGCGAGTTATGGTATGGCTGTTGGGGTCGATGGAGAAGACTGTTAGGGAACAAGTTGAAGGGTTTCAGTCTGCAGCTGAGGTGTGGACAAGCATTGAGAAACAGTTCTCAGGAAAATCGAACAAGATGCAAGTCAGTAGGATTTTCCATGAATTGAGGCAGATCAAGCAAGAGCAGAAGACAGTGACTGAATTTGCGGGAGAAATCAAGAAACTCTATAGAGACCTGGAGTATTTTAGACCATTTAAGGCACATGATCCCAGGGACGTACCCCTCCTTCGAGAGTGGTTTGAACCATTGTTGGTTCAGACTTTTCTTGATGGTCTGAACTCAGAGTTCAATCTCCGTTCCCAACTCATACAAGCCACAGCAGATTGGCCTACATTGGATCAAGCCATCTCAAGTATACTTGAGGAAGAAACACGGCTGGCCAATCAGATCACATCTTCACAAACAAATGTTGATAGCAGAGCTGCACTATCTTCAGTTAAGCAAATTCAGTCTCCTGGTACTTCAAGAAATGAGCAAGCAAATGCTACTAGATTCGACTACACGAGAAAGCCTAAGATGGTGTGTGACCACTGTAAAAAACCAGGCCATTTGAAGAAGAGTTGTTTTGATATAGTTGGTTATCCTCCTGGATGGCAACCGAAACAATTTAACAGATTCACTAGTGGTGGTAGTAATGCAAGAAGACCAGATCGAGCTCATCTTACTTTATTTGGGGGAGAACGGTCTGCTGTAACAGCCCAAGCACTTGAAGAATTTAAAGGCAAACTTATGGCAAATACTTCAGAAGGCCCTGCTGAAGCTACATCTGATGCTCATTCTGGGAAAG GATCTGAAGACAAGAAGAAATCTTGGGACTGGAATTGA